A genomic window from Gemmatimonadaceae bacterium includes:
- a CDS encoding alkaline phosphatase family protein, with protein sequence MRETPVRRVVLVVLDGLRPDAIPRFRLPHLSALAARSAFTMRARTVLPSVTACAMASLLTGAAPERHGLQSDRFHLPRRSGPLHPLPQLLAEHQMPTSAHLAAMPLLFSGIAHRIAARLGIAHSRFRGHGCTEIHAGARSALREQRRGLIFQHWPDADRAGHAHGWMSDAYARAAWEMDATLGTLLGDVDLNDPATLLIALADHGGGGAVPDHHDSVHPLDTTIPLFLAGGAVRRGELPAGRSLLDVPATVCWALGIPQPESFAGQPLTMAFETAALVAAA encoded by the coding sequence ATGCGAGAGACTCCCGTTCGCCGTGTGGTGCTGGTCGTGCTCGATGGCTTGCGCCCCGATGCCATCCCGCGCTTTCGTCTGCCGCACCTCAGCGCGCTCGCGGCGCGCAGCGCGTTCACGATGCGGGCACGCACCGTGCTGCCCAGCGTGACGGCCTGCGCTATGGCCTCGCTGCTCACCGGGGCGGCCCCGGAGCGCCACGGCCTGCAGAGCGATCGTTTCCACCTTCCGCGTCGCAGCGGCCCTCTGCATCCGCTGCCGCAGCTACTCGCCGAGCACCAGATGCCGACCTCGGCGCACCTGGCGGCGATGCCCCTGCTGTTCAGCGGTATCGCACACCGCATCGCAGCGCGCCTGGGCATCGCGCACTCACGGTTCCGCGGACACGGCTGCACGGAGATCCACGCCGGCGCACGCAGCGCCCTCCGGGAGCAGCGTCGCGGGCTGATCTTCCAGCACTGGCCGGACGCCGACCGGGCTGGGCACGCGCACGGGTGGATGTCCGACGCCTACGCGCGCGCCGCCTGGGAGATGGACGCGACGCTCGGGACGCTCTTGGGCGATGTGGATCTCAACGATCCGGCCACGCTCCTCATCGCGCTGGCGGATCACGGCGGTGGTGGCGCCGTACCGGACCACCACGACAGCGTGCACCCGCTGGATACCACCATCCCGCTGTTTCTTGCCGGCGGTGCCGTGCGCCGCGGCGAGCTGCCGGCGGGACGCTCCCTGCTGGACGTGCCGGCGACGGTATGCTGGGCGCTGGGCATCCCGCAGCCAGAGAGCTTTGCCGGACAACCGCTGACGATGGCGTTCGAGACGGCCGCCCTCGTCGCCGCCGCGTAG
- a CDS encoding phosphatase PAP2 family protein, whose product MMRAPLITRLDARDRALFLRWVIGDHTPRRVTRAWTLLTHVGGARVSILAVLLPMLLAPAAFQMVAIKAAWALTLSHLVVQVIKRGVLRERPSVRVVEQTHVAVPDKFSFPSGHSCAVMSVAFVYAAAYPAFAWPLLLLSGLVGWSRVRLGVHYPGDVLAGQAIAIGTGLAVLAFW is encoded by the coding sequence ATGATGCGAGCCCCTCTGATCACCCGCCTCGACGCCCGAGACCGCGCGCTGTTCCTGCGCTGGGTCATCGGCGACCACACGCCCCGTCGCGTGACGCGGGCGTGGACGCTGCTCACGCACGTGGGCGGTGCACGGGTGAGCATCTTGGCGGTGCTGCTCCCGATGCTCCTCGCGCCGGCGGCGTTCCAGATGGTCGCGATCAAGGCCGCGTGGGCGCTGACGCTGTCGCACCTCGTGGTACAGGTCATCAAGCGCGGCGTGCTGCGCGAGCGTCCTTCGGTGCGCGTGGTCGAGCAGACGCACGTGGCGGTGCCGGACAAGTTCTCGTTCCCGAGCGGGCACTCCTGCGCGGTGATGAGCGTGGCCTTCGTCTACGCGGCGGCCTACCCCGCCTTCGCCTGGCCGCTGCTGCTGCTCTCCGGGCTCGTCGGCTGGTCGCGGGTGCGGCTCGGCGTGCACTACCCCGGCGACGTGCTCGCCGGACAGGCGATCGCCATCGGCACGGGGCTCGCCGTCCTCGCGTTCTGGTGA
- a CDS encoding glycosyltransferase family 1 protein, producing MSATAHANARASSLRLAIFTDTFTPQVNGVARTLARLAQAVEARGGAVRVETVADPAAEPDARVHGWPSTPFWAYPQLRMAAPPKAEAIAQLRAWRPTLVHAATPFGVGLAGRAAARALGVPLVTSYHTSFTEYLRHYGLSALDAVAWPFLRWFHNSGRRTFAPSQLVAQQLRQQGFRGVRVWSRGVDPLRFHPRFRSTAMREAMGAGPDDLVVAYVGRLAPEKGIHVALEGMHRVVAESGGRVRLALAGDGPDEARCRAMAPPGTWFAGSLSGEALSAFYASADLFVFPSTTETFGNVVLEAMASGLPVVAPDTGATLELASTATAQLFEAGSAASLAATVLALLADADRRAALQTAGLAVAAARTWNSVWDGLLAEYAVVSGARATRAA from the coding sequence GTGAGCGCAACCGCTCACGCGAACGCGCGCGCAAGCAGCCTGCGGCTCGCCATCTTCACCGACACCTTTACGCCGCAGGTCAACGGCGTCGCCCGCACGCTCGCCCGGTTGGCGCAGGCGGTGGAGGCGCGTGGAGGCGCGGTGCGCGTCGAGACGGTCGCGGATCCCGCCGCCGAGCCGGATGCCCGCGTGCACGGATGGCCCAGCACGCCGTTCTGGGCCTACCCGCAACTCCGGATGGCCGCGCCGCCCAAGGCCGAGGCTATTGCCCAGCTCCGGGCCTGGCGTCCGACTCTGGTGCACGCGGCGACGCCTTTCGGTGTAGGTCTCGCGGGCCGTGCGGCAGCGCGCGCGCTCGGCGTGCCGCTCGTGACCTCGTACCACACGTCGTTCACGGAGTACCTGCGGCACTACGGACTCAGCGCGCTCGACGCCGTCGCCTGGCCGTTCCTGCGCTGGTTCCACAACAGCGGACGCCGCACCTTCGCGCCCTCGCAGCTCGTGGCGCAGCAGCTGAGGCAGCAGGGATTCCGCGGCGTGCGCGTGTGGTCGCGCGGGGTGGATCCGCTGCGCTTCCATCCGCGCTTCCGTTCCACCGCGATGCGCGAGGCGATGGGCGCCGGTCCGGACGACCTCGTGGTGGCGTACGTCGGGCGCTTGGCGCCGGAGAAGGGGATCCACGTCGCGCTCGAGGGGATGCACCGCGTGGTCGCCGAGTCGGGCGGGCGCGTGCGCTTGGCGCTTGCCGGCGATGGCCCGGATGAGGCGCGTTGCCGCGCGATGGCGCCGCCGGGAACCTGGTTCGCCGGCTCGCTCTCAGGCGAGGCGCTCTCGGCCTTCTATGCCTCGGCGGACCTCTTCGTGTTTCCGTCCACGACGGAGACCTTTGGGAACGTCGTGCTGGAGGCGATGGCCTCGGGGCTGCCGGTGGTCGCTCCAGATACAGGCGCGACGCTGGAACTCGCCAGCACGGCCACCGCGCAGCTCTTCGAGGCCGGGTCCGCGGCGTCCCTCGCCGCCACTGTGCTCGCGCTGCTCGCCGATGCCGACCGGCGTGCCGCACTGCAAACGGCCGGACTCGCCGTGGCCGCGGCGCGCACGTGGAACTCGGTCTGGGACGGATTGCTCGCGGAGTATGCCGTCGTCTCCGGAGCTCGGGCGACCCGCGCGGCCTAA